Proteins co-encoded in one Campylobacter ornithocola genomic window:
- a CDS encoding HIT family protein — protein MIYENDFLFIEKENSQIPWVKIFTKENYKELSDCPAFLQNMLFQYVLACELSLRKYYKPEKINIASFANYVPRVHFHVMARFKEDAFFPECMWGKQQREIKNLHLPDFKGFISILLEQIKNTHV, from the coding sequence ATGATTTATGAAAATGATTTTTTATTTATAGAAAAAGAAAATTCTCAAATTCCTTGGGTAAAAATTTTTACTAAAGAAAACTACAAAGAATTAAGCGATTGTCCAGCTTTTTTACAAAATATGCTTTTTCAGTATGTTTTAGCCTGTGAATTAAGTCTTAGAAAATATTACAAGCCAGAAAAAATCAACATAGCTTCCTTTGCAAACTATGTGCCAAGAGTACATTTTCATGTTATGGCAAGATTTAAAGAAGACGCGTTTTTTCCAGAATGTATGTGGGGAAAACAACAAAGAGAGATCAAAAATTTACATTTACCTGATTTTAAAGGATTTATATCTATTTTACTTGAGCAAATAAAAAATACTCATGTTTAA
- a CDS encoding DUF4153 domain-containing protein, protein MAIFYGSFDFLFDISSSMLDSYVLSLWLFSAGIFSLFLLGNFTSYNFNKIFIFILNTFSILYIIMLFAYGLGVFFNLLKNLSIVHLCLWFGNFLLINLWINLSFYKIKKALLYAFFIVVLSLNLFVFYAITIRILQYGFTPERLAVLTLNLWLLIANYLSVFKQKIALKFSFYILAFMALFLGFFANYISFSSQKYQLQKLENFIYSLELDYTQSKQYYEQIKNIKNTLHNLDKNYNNNYSFDDFLKTYNLTHLKPQKIKFHNMSKKFHPKYTKLKENYDEVLFDFIANTSDFKYSIKINDNTLYFLLQEKELLKLESFDKTLKNYQKNSQLNYKLNNGSSLIFIPLEFNINIKGQITFFKTHIFIKNNK, encoded by the coding sequence TTGGCTATATTTTATGGTTCGTTTGATTTTTTATTTGATATTTCTTCAAGTATGTTAGATTCTTATGTTCTATCATTATGGCTTTTCAGTGCTGGAATTTTTTCTTTATTTTTACTTGGTAATTTTACTTCATATAATTTTAATAAAATTTTTATATTTATACTAAACACTTTTAGTATTTTATATATAATCATGCTTTTTGCTTATGGTCTTGGAGTGTTTTTTAATCTTTTAAAAAATCTTAGTATAGTTCATTTATGTCTTTGGTTTGGTAATTTTTTATTAATTAATCTTTGGATAAATTTATCTTTTTATAAAATCAAAAAAGCACTGCTCTATGCCTTTTTTATTGTAGTGCTATCATTAAATCTTTTCGTATTTTATGCTATTACAATTAGAATTTTACAATATGGTTTTACACCTGAGCGTTTAGCAGTATTGACTTTAAATTTATGGCTTTTAATCGCAAATTATCTAAGCGTGTTTAAACAAAAAATAGCATTAAAATTTTCTTTTTATATACTTGCGTTTATGGCACTATTTTTAGGATTTTTTGCAAATTACATAAGTTTTTCTTCGCAAAAATACCAACTACAAAAATTAGAAAACTTTATATATTCTTTAGAACTTGACTATACTCAAAGCAAACAATACTATGAGCAAATCAAAAATATCAAAAATACCCTACATAACCTTGATAAAAATTACAATAACAACTATAGTTTTGATGATTTTTTAAAAACTTATAATCTAACTCATTTAAAGCCACAAAAAATAAAATTTCATAATATGTCCAAAAAATTCCATCCAAAATACACCAAATTAAAAGAAAATTATGATGAAGTATTATTTGATTTTATTGCCAATACAAGTGATTTTAAATATTCCATAAAAATTAATGATAATACTTTATATTTTTTACTTCAAGAAAAAGAACTTTTAAAGCTTGAAAGTTTTGATAAAACCCTAAAAAATTATCAGAAAAATTCACAATTAAACTATAAACTTAATAATGGCTCATCTTTGATTTTTATCCCTTTGGAATTTAATATCAATATAAAAGGTCAAATAACTTTTTTCAAAACTCATATTTTTATTAAAAATAACAAATAA